In one Candidatus Nitronereus thalassa genomic region, the following are encoded:
- a CDS encoding phage tail tube protein, with protein sequence MATQAIAGFKGQVLLSTDGGTAYNKVAELREVTLTVEADTIDASSHAANGWKENINGLKQWSASAEALFVNDDTYLQSLFDALLNETTLKFRFVAEESAGQKKWEGDGIVTSFEFSMPQDDAVGASFEILGSGALTQGTQS encoded by the coding sequence ATGGCAACGCAAGCGATTGCGGGATTCAAGGGCCAGGTGCTGCTGTCCACCGACGGCGGCACGGCCTACAACAAAGTGGCGGAGTTGCGTGAAGTCACGCTCACGGTGGAGGCCGACACCATCGACGCCAGCAGCCATGCGGCCAATGGCTGGAAAGAAAACATCAACGGCCTCAAGCAATGGAGTGCCAGCGCCGAGGCGCTGTTCGTCAATGACGACACGTATCTGCAGTCGCTGTTCGATGCCCTGCTCAACGAGACCACGCTCAAGTTCCGATTCGTGGCCGAAGAAAGCGCGGGCCAAAAAAAATGGGAGGGCGATGGCATTGTCACCTCGTTTGAATTTTCCATGCCGCAGGACGATGCCGTGGGCGCGTCCTTTGAAATTTTGGGCAGCGGCGCCCTCACGCAAGGCACGCAATCCTGA
- a CDS encoding phage tail tape measure protein: MATTKEIFIRIGSEFSEVFGDLDKLQNKLKRNGEQLTSIGKKMSVGITLPLAAMGAGALAMSTDFNAAMANVATLIPGNIERVQELKSTVQDMAVGVGKSTDDLAGGLFQVISAFGDSAETAQVLQINAEAAAAGLATTTDAINLTSAVTKAYGDTSAEAVQRVADLAFQTNKLGQTTFPEMAATMGRVVPLAKALNVTQEELFGSMATLTGVTGNTAEVTTQLRATYQAILKPTKDMSGAILRISEGMIESGELTGPLVDQLNELKREFVAVNTELDAAFAAGDKGAAKELEKQLGDISKQMNEVSGGMGAGIVQAKGFQETLKLIAAEADGNSNKLGQLFGSVEAIGAVLALTGSQADNLATKTAAMSEVSGAAGEAFKEQSEGINKTGFAMAQAQQKLAVLTQGLGDELAPVMLSVVNAVAPLIQGLRNVLTWFASLDEGVKQTVIIFTGAFAASGPILVAVGTLMTLLAGITAPILVGGAIIVGIAAGVAAIVANWDRIKQIPAVVQKMVEDVKTWMVDKLQSLIVQPVKEKIEAVTGFFKTMFDKVVGGSFVPDMVRGIGQWMGPGLQQNMVQPAMQATGQTSLLFQQMTVTTAEALRGLQESAVFTFGAIRTNFVNTLVGMIAGTTTFVEFLNQLWQTILAGALNVILSIGLQWALGQLLQQQQAAETLGVFTAVEAAKTAIFGAEETARLGIMLATNQAMLAAVFATIGGMTAVGNAALGILAAALAAVVSFLLAVASAVAGIPIVGQVLAGILIVGAGVAAFQGAAAIAVGAAGVQAAAGTAIVSASTALSGIPVFDSGGITTGPTLAMLSKNRRKEAVIPLDRLESFAGGGETTIIVEMDGRTIMKQIMKHLPGVVRVQGVPL; encoded by the coding sequence ATGGCCACGACGAAAGAAATTTTCATCCGCATCGGCTCGGAGTTTTCGGAGGTCTTTGGCGACCTCGACAAACTCCAGAACAAGCTGAAGCGAAACGGCGAGCAGTTGACCTCGATCGGCAAGAAAATGTCGGTGGGCATCACGCTGCCGTTGGCCGCCATGGGCGCGGGGGCGCTCGCCATGTCCACCGATTTCAATGCGGCCATGGCGAACGTGGCGACGTTGATCCCCGGCAACATCGAGCGCGTGCAGGAGTTGAAATCCACGGTGCAGGACATGGCCGTGGGCGTGGGCAAAAGCACGGACGATCTGGCGGGCGGCTTGTTTCAGGTGATCTCGGCGTTTGGGGATTCGGCGGAGACCGCCCAGGTGTTGCAGATCAATGCCGAGGCCGCGGCCGCGGGGCTCGCCACGACCACGGACGCGATCAATCTCACCAGTGCGGTCACGAAAGCCTATGGCGACACGAGTGCCGAGGCGGTGCAACGGGTGGCCGATCTCGCCTTTCAAACCAACAAACTCGGACAGACCACGTTCCCGGAGATGGCCGCCACCATGGGGCGCGTGGTGCCGCTGGCCAAAGCCTTGAACGTGACCCAGGAGGAGCTGTTCGGCTCCATGGCCACGCTCACGGGCGTCACAGGCAACACGGCGGAGGTGACGACACAGCTCCGCGCCACGTATCAGGCGATTCTCAAACCCACCAAAGATATGTCGGGGGCGATCCTGCGAATTTCGGAGGGCATGATTGAAAGCGGCGAATTGACCGGGCCGCTGGTGGATCAACTCAATGAATTGAAGCGGGAGTTTGTCGCGGTCAATACGGAGCTGGATGCGGCATTCGCGGCGGGGGACAAGGGGGCCGCCAAGGAGCTGGAAAAGCAGCTCGGGGATATCTCCAAACAAATGAATGAAGTGTCCGGCGGGATGGGGGCCGGGATTGTGCAGGCCAAAGGTTTTCAGGAGACGTTGAAGCTCATCGCGGCGGAGGCGGATGGCAACAGCAACAAGTTGGGGCAGTTGTTTGGGTCGGTGGAGGCCATCGGGGCGGTGCTCGCGTTGACCGGATCGCAGGCCGACAATCTGGCCACCAAAACCGCCGCCATGTCCGAGGTCTCGGGCGCGGCCGGCGAGGCATTCAAAGAACAATCCGAGGGCATCAACAAAACCGGGTTTGCCATGGCGCAGGCGCAGCAAAAACTCGCGGTGCTCACGCAGGGCCTGGGGGATGAATTGGCGCCGGTGATGTTGTCGGTCGTCAATGCGGTCGCACCGTTGATCCAGGGCCTGCGCAATGTCCTGACGTGGTTTGCCAGTTTGGATGAGGGCGTGAAACAGACGGTCATCATTTTCACCGGCGCGTTTGCGGCCTCCGGCCCCATCCTGGTGGCGGTGGGCACGTTGATGACGTTGCTCGCCGGCATCACCGCGCCGATTTTGGTGGGCGGCGCGATCATCGTGGGCATTGCCGCGGGCGTGGCGGCGATCGTCGCCAATTGGGACCGGATCAAACAGATTCCGGCCGTCGTGCAAAAGATGGTGGAGGACGTGAAAACGTGGATGGTCGACAAACTCCAATCCCTCATCGTGCAGCCGGTGAAAGAGAAAATCGAGGCGGTGACGGGCTTTTTCAAAACCATGTTTGACAAGGTCGTGGGCGGGTCGTTTGTGCCGGACATGGTGCGCGGCATTGGGCAATGGATGGGGCCGGGGTTGCAGCAGAACATGGTGCAGCCGGCCATGCAGGCCACCGGGCAGACGTCGTTGCTGTTTCAGCAGATGACGGTGACGACGGCCGAGGCGTTGCGAGGCTTGCAGGAATCGGCGGTGTTCACGTTCGGGGCGATCCGCACGAATTTTGTGAACACGCTCGTCGGCATGATCGCGGGCACGACGACGTTCGTGGAATTTTTAAACCAGCTCTGGCAGACGATTCTGGCGGGGGCGCTCAATGTGATTTTGTCCATCGGTCTGCAATGGGCGTTGGGGCAGTTGCTCCAGCAGCAACAGGCGGCAGAGACCCTCGGCGTGTTCACCGCCGTGGAGGCGGCGAAGACGGCGATCTTTGGGGCGGAAGAGACGGCACGGCTTGGCATCATGCTGGCCACGAATCAGGCCATGCTGGCGGCGGTGTTTGCCACCATTGGCGGCATGACGGCGGTGGGCAATGCGGCCCTGGGCATTTTGGCAGCGGCGCTGGCCGCGGTGGTGAGTTTTCTGTTGGCGGTGGCCTCGGCGGTGGCGGGCATTCCGATTGTGGGACAAGTGCTGGCTGGCATTCTCATTGTGGGCGCCGGGGTGGCGGCCTTTCAGGGCGCGGCGGCCATTGCCGTGGGCGCGGCTGGCGTGCAGGCGGCGGCGGGCACGGCCATTGTGTCGGCCTCCACGGCGTTGTCCGGCATTCCGGTGTTTGACTCGGGCGGGATCACGACCGGGCCGACGTTGGCGATGCTCTCCAAGAATCGCCGGAAAGAGGCGGTGATTCCGCTCGACCGGCTGGAATCCTTTGCGGGCGGTGGGGAGACCACCATCATCGTGGAAATGGATGGCCGGACGATCATGAAACAGATCATGAAACATTTGCCGGGCGTGGTGCGGGTGCAGGGGGTGCCGCTCTGA